In one window of Gossypium hirsutum isolate 1008001.06 chromosome A01, Gossypium_hirsutum_v2.1, whole genome shotgun sequence DNA:
- the LOC107917838 gene encoding uncharacterized protein: protein MSGNGHCFVEWKEEFVSQERGNRVVHYFLKDSAGESIRAVIGTERSVRHMFYIVAEEFVKVYGAEHSIHAGFKWRSRREVVDWLTSMLSKQHLEGDRCKSPKHDTLLALRSPDGAMIEISARKALQDDMSHFSRNLNGKSSDIVWSGSAWTCGKHLKHFPAFCRSGTTIAVQSFVFVMAKGENHYLAYLEDMYEDKRGQKKVKVRWFHHTKEVKGVIPVRNPHPKEVFITPYSQVISAECVDGLASVLTREHYEKCSAVFPDAWLARVHVCSRQFRSNKVKPFDLSKLRGYFDQPVLSCLSSTLSSEPESMSHGLNEEEEEQSAGANVKLGNKRTRTNNRTSSNHLVTYETSYKKIKYALSGKRLPSLKHADSQYCYGSLFKVDEKIELLCQDSGIRGCWFRCTVLQVSRKQMKVQYDDVQDEDGYGNLEEWVPIFKLAMPDKLGMRYSGRQTVRPAPPSSKKELAVELGVSVDAWWSDGWWEGVVTGVNSSGDDNFQVYFPGENLSMNIHKKGLRISRDWDGDHWIDIDARPDILSLISDVISPDMDTKVSMSTTIVMDAKHDGGTMPVEAVAAKIIAEGEKPELAFQDCFDNLVEDADCKEPASSKDEKDGDASDCKKPPPSENGKNDDADDASTIHDKLNGMDGNDEINNNDDDKEGKIEVEDGKEQNSKSMELMEAAI, encoded by the exons ATGTCTGGAAATGGCCATTGTTTTGTCGAGTGGAAGGAGGAATTTGTTTCACAGGAGCGTGGTAATCGTGTTGTTCACTATTTCTTGAAGGATTCCGCTGGGGAATCTATCCGTGCTGTTATTGGTACTGAGAGGAGTGTTAGGCACATGTTTTATATTGTTGCTGAGGAGTTTGTGAAGGTATATGGTGCTGAGCATTCAATTCATGCTGGTTTCAAATGGAGGTCAAGAAGGGAGGTTGTGGATTGGCTTACATCTATGCTCTCAAAGCAGCATCTTGAGGGAGATCGATGTA AGTCTCCGAAACATGACACACTGCTAGCTTTGCGATCTCCCGATGGTGCAATGATTGAGATTAGTGCTCGGAAGGCCCTACAGGATGATATG AGCCATTTTTCAAGAAATTTGAATGGAAAAAGTTCAGATATTGTGTGGTCAGGCTCTGCATGGACATGTGGTAAACACCTGAAACATTTCCCAGCATTTTGCCGCAGTGGGACCACAATAGCG GTTCAATCTTTTGTCTTTGTCATGGCTAAAGGAGAGAATCACTATCTTGCTTACTTGGAGGATATGTACGAGGACAAACGTGGGCAGAAGAAGGTCAAAGTGAGGTGGTTTCACCATACTAAAGAGGTTAAGGGTGTCATTCCTGTAAGGAATCCTCATCCAAAAGAAGTTTTCATCACTCCTTATTCGCAGGTCATTAGTGCAGAGTGTGTTGATGGTCTTGCAAGTGTCTTAACTCGTGAGCACTATGAGAAATGCTCAGCTGTTTTCCCTGATGCTTGGTTAGCTAGAGTGCATGTATGCTCTAGGCAGTTCAGAAGTAATAAAGTGAAGCCATTTGATTTGAGTAAATTGCGTGGCTATTTTGATCAACCGGTTCTCTCTTGTTTGAGTTCTACTTTGTCCTCTGAGCCTGAATCCATGAGCCATGGCCTAAATGAAGAAGAGGAAGAACAAAGCGCTGGTGCAAATGTAAAGCTGGGAAATAAGAGGACCAGAACTAATAACAGGACTTCTAGTAACCACTTGGTGACTTATGAAACTTcatacaagaaaataaaatatgctTTGTCTGGAAAGAGATTGCCCTCCCTCAAGCATGCTGACAGTCAATATTGTTATGGATCACTTTTCAAGGTTGATGAAAAGATAGAGTTGCTGTGCCAGGATAGTGGAATCCGAGGTTGCTGGTTCAGATGTACGGTCTTACAAGTATCAAGAAAACAGATGAAGGTCCAATATGATGATGTGCAGGATGAAGATGGATATGGTAACCTTGAG GAATGGGTCCCAATTTTCAAGCTTGCTATGCCTGACAAACTTGGCATGAGGTACTCAGGCCGCCAAACAGTACGACCAGCTCCTCCTAGCTCCAAAAAAGAACTTGCTGTGGAGCTTGGGGTTTCTGTTGATGCATGGTGGAGTGATGGCTGGTGGGAAGGGGTTGTAACTGGGGTTAACAGCAGTGGTGATGATAATTTTCAAGTTTACTTTCCTG GTGAAAATTTATCAATGAACATACACAAGAAAGGTCTAAGAATTTCCAGAGATTGGGATGGGGACCACTGGATTGATATTGATGCAAGACCGGATATTCTCTCCTTGATATCTGATGTCATTAGCCCAGATATGGACACGAAAGTTTCCATGTCCACTACTATTGTCATGGATGCCAAGCATGATGGGGGTACAATGCCAGTTGAAGCTGTTGCTGCCAAAATTATTGCTGAAGGGGAGAAACCTGAGTTAGCTTTTCAGGACTGTTTTGATAACCTTGTAGAAGACGCTGATTGTAAGGAGCCTGCATCATCAAAAGATGAAAAGGATGGGGATGCAAGTGATTGTAAGAAGCCTCCACCAtcagaaaatggaaaaaatgatGATGCTGATGATGCCAGTACCATTCATGATAAACTAAATGGTATGGATGGTAATGATGAAATCAACAATAATGATGATGACAAGGAAGGCAAAATAGAGGTGGAAGATGGCAAGGAGCAGAACTCTAAAAGTATGGAACTCATGGAAGCAGCAATCTAG